From a region of the Oncorhynchus tshawytscha isolate Ot180627B linkage group LG14, Otsh_v2.0, whole genome shotgun sequence genome:
- the LOC112235971 gene encoding gap junction alpha-3 protein-like, translating to MGDWSFLGRLLENAQEHSTVIGKVWLTVLFIFRILVLGAAAEEVWGDEQSDFTCNTQQPGCENVCYDEAFPISHIRFWVLQIIFVSTPTLIYLGHVLHIVRMEEKRREKEEEQRKASRHQEERDPLYRNGGGGGKKEKPPIRDEHGKIRIRGALLRTYVFNIIFKTLFEVGFILGQYFLYGFQLSPLYKCGRWPCPNTVDCFISRPTEKTIFIIFMLVVACVSLLLNLLEIYHLGWKKVKQGVSNEFAPDRMALPLARDEAVESNMIQEGITHPALNCLPTYGGVNVVYLPNEQANATDALSEQQAAAAELKMDPFHEDFLLEAPPTSFYGSEGNGQQQSVEQNWANMAMELQTLDAAKSSLYPPPPSSPSPPPSSSSHTSSDQEQSPPPPDTAPPIPDSRSSTLPLGESRRSEEHQQQEEEAALPLTHVDDVTVTRVEMHEPPIFIAADARRLSRASKTSSVRARPDDLAV from the exons ATGGGTGACTGGAGCTTTCTGGGGCGGCTGCTGGAGAACGCTCAAGAACACTCCACCGTGATTGGCAAG GTGTGGCTGACAGTCCTCTTCATCTTTCGTATCCTGGTCCTGGGGGCGGCTGCGGAGGAAGTGTGGGGTGACGAGCAGTCGGACTTCACCTGCAACACGCAGCAGCCCGGTTGCGAGAACGTGTGCTACGACGAAGCCTTCCCAATCTCGCACATCCGCTTCTGGGTGCTGCAGATTATCTTCGTGTCCACGCCCACCTTGATCTACCTGGGACACGTGCTGCACATTGTCCGCATGGAGGAGAAACGccgggagaaggaggaggagcagcggAAGGCCAGCCGGCACCAGGAGGAGAGAGACCCTCTGTACaggaacggaggaggaggagggaaaaaggAGAAGCCCCCAATCAGAGACGAGCACGGTAAAATCCGCATCCGGGGGGCTCTCCTGCGCACATACGTGTTCAACATCATCTTCAAGACGCTGTTCGAAGTGGGCTTCATCCTGGGTCAGTACTTCCTGTATGGCTTCCAGCTCAGCCCCCTATATAAGTGTGGTCGCTGGCCCTGCCCCAACACGGTTGACTGCTTCATCTCACGCCCCACAGAGAAGACCATCTTCATCATCTTCATGCTGGTGGTAGCCTGCGTCTCCCTGCTACTCAACCTGCTGGAGATATACCACCTGGGATGGAAGAAGGTGAAGCAGGGGGTCAGCAACGAGTTTGCGCCCGACCGAATGGCGCTCCCCCTGGCCAGAGACGAGGCGGTGGAGTCCAACATGATCCAGGAGGGGATCACCCACCCGGCCCTCAACTGCCTGCCCACGTATGGTGGCGTGAACGTGGTGTACCTGCCCAACGAGCAGGCAAACGCCACGGACGCTTTATCCGAGCAGCAGGCAGCGGCGGCAGAACTCAAGATGGACCCTTTCCATGAAGACTTCCTGCTGGAGGCTCCTCCCACGTCCTTCTACGGCAGCGAGGGCAATGGCCAGCAGCAGTCCGTGGAGCAGAACTGGGCCAACATGGCCATGGAGCTGCAGACTCTGGACGCTGCCAAGTCCTCCTtgtaccctcctcctccctcctccccttctccgccaccctcctcctcctcccacacctCCTCTGACCAGGAGCAGTCACCCCCTCCACCGGACACTGCCCCTCCTATCCCCGACTCCCGCTCCTCCACCCTCCCGCTGGGGGAATCGAGAAGGAGTGAGGAGCACCAGCAGCAGGAAGAAGAGGCGGCGCTGCCGCTGACGCACGTTGATGATGTCACGGTGACCCGGGTGGAGATGCACGAGCCGCCCATTTTCATAGCGGCGGACGCCCGCAGGCTGAGCAGGGCCAGCAAGACCAGCAGTGTCCGAGCCCGGCCCGACGACCTTGCCgtgtaa